The genome window AGTTAGATGCATGTGAAATTAGAAGAAGTGGATTTTTAACTTTAATTATAATCACTGCAGCATTCAGCCTCTGGCATATTGGATATATGGATGTATTTTTAATTCATCCTATACATCCTAATTTAAACATTATGTTAATTTCAAAAATTGGTATAGGGATGGTATTGGGATTAATCACTGGCTTAATACGACTTAAAACAGGTAAAGTATATGGATCATTTTTATTCCATGCATTCTGGAATACATTTGCTCCATAACTAAATTTAATAGTTTAAAGTAGCTTTTATTAAAAAAAGTAGGGGATAATTGTTTAAATTACTTCAGCACCATCTAAAGCATTTTGACATGGACAGTCCCCATCATAAGGCATGTTTGTTATAGTTTCTTCTATCAACTGAACTAACTCATGTTTTCTTTTTTCCATGATATCAAATACTTCAGCAATAGTTAACTTGTCTGGAGAAATAGAAGCAGCATAATTCGATACCATACAAACACTTGCATAACACATTTCAACCTCACGAGCAAGAGTAGCTTCAGGAATTCCAGTCATCCCTACTAAAGTACCCCCTAAAATTTGAAACATTTTAATTTCAGCAGCAGTTTCAAAACGAGGGCCTTCAGTGCAAACATAAATGCCTTGATCCACCACTTCACCTGCTGAAATTAAATGATTTCTTAAATTTTCACAATAAGGTGAAGTAACATCAATATGGACCGTACGATTATCATAAAATGTACTTGGACGTATTTTAGTAAAATCAATAAAATCGTGAGGTATAACAAAATCTCCAGGGCCAATTGATTCTTTAAGCGAACCTACTGCGTTGGTGGCGATTACTTGTTTTACCCCTATTTTTTTAAGTGCCCATACATTGGCCTGATAGTTAATCATGTGTGGGGGGTAATCATGGCCTGTGGCATGTCTTGGAATAAACGCCACATCTTTATCTTGTAATTTAAATAATGATATTTCGGGGGAATTACCATATGGTGTTTTTATAACCTTTTTTTCTACATCATTTCCATGTTCTGTTATTTCATAGACTCCGGTACCACCAATAATTCCAATCATATAACCACCTATATTTAATATAGTTATCTAAAACCTAATTTTTACTAAATGTTAATTAATTGATAGAATATTCATATAAATGAATTTTCAAGGGATATTAACCCTTTGCCACACCTAAAGGTACCATTTTGGCCACTAGCCGGGATATTCCTGCGTCGTGTGCGGTTTTGACAACATCATCCACATCTTTATAAGCTCCAGGGGCTTCTTCAGCCACAATGGGCATTGATGTTGCTTTGATTATTATTCCTTTACTGGCCAGATATTTTTGAACTTCTTCTCCTTTAAATTCTCTCTTAGCTCCGGCACGACTCATTTTACGGCCTGCTCCATGAGCAGTCGAACCAAAAGTTTCTTCCATAGCGGCTTGAGTTCCATGTAAAAGATATGATGCGGTTCCCATTGTTCCGGGTATTATTACTGGTTGACCTACTTTTCTGTATGCTGCAGGTATTTCTTTTCTACCTGGTCCAAAGGCACGGGTAGCTCCTTTACGGTGTACATATACTTCAGTATCCCTTCCTTTGATTTCATGAACTTCTTTTTTGGCAATGTTGTGGGCTACATCATAAACTATGTTCATTTCCATATCTTCAGCACTTTTATGGAAAATTTGTTCAAAGGATTCTCTTACCCAATGAAGAATCATTTGCCGATTTGCCCATGCATAGTTGGCTGCAGCACTCATGGCCTGGAAATAATCTCTGGCTTCATCAGAATCTACCGGTGCACATGCCAACTGCCTGTCGGGGATATTAACTTTATGTCGTTTGTAAGCTTTATCCATGGTTCTTAAATAATCAGAACAAACCTGATGCCCGCAACCACGAGAACCCGAATGGATGAGGACTGTTATTTCACCAGGTTTAATGCCAAATGTTTTTGCCACATTGTCATCAAAGATTTCTTCAACTTTTTGCACTTCTAAAAAGTGGTTTCCTGATCCTAATGAACCTAATTGGGGGATTCCCCTCTTTTTAGCTTTTTCAGATACTTTATCTGAGTTAGCATCTTCCATTTTGCCATTTTCTTCTAGATATTCTAGATCGTTGTCCCAACCATATCCATTTTCTACAGCCCACTCGGCACCATTATTCAGTACGTCATTGATTTGTCCTTCTTGAAGTCTTAATTTACCTTTACTGCCTACTCCTGATGGTACATTCTTAAAAAGAGTACCTATCAATTCTTTCATTTTGGGACGGACATCTTCTTCTGTTAAATTAGTTCGAAGCATCCTAACCCCACAATTAATATCAAAACCAACCCCCCCCGGACTTATAATGCCTGTTCTAGCACTGAAAGCACCCACACCCCCAATACTGAATCCATATCCAAAATGAATGTCTGGTAAACCTATGGAAAATTTTTGGATTCCGGGTAAACATGCTACATTAGCCACCTGGTCTACTGCGCCTGATTCTAAATCTTTAATGGCCGCATCACCTAAAAAAATTCGCCCAGGGACCCTCATACCTTTTTTATAGCTGGTTGGTACTTCCCAAACACAGTCTCTAACTTTAGTTAAAACTTCTTCCATACTCATAGTGAACCCTCTAAAAACATTTTAGTCTTATTTAATATCTAAATAGTTATTTTCGTGAAATTGGTTATTAATTAAAATAAATAATTATTATGTCTTATATTTGGATATAACTTGATTCATAGATAATCTTAGGGAGATGATATATTATTTTATAAATCTAATATCGCCCTCACCATATATCCATTTTCCTCTTTAACTTCCATTAGATGAAAGGTAACGGCTTTAACTTCACTACGTTGCTCGTGACGATTTTTATCTATTTTTTCACCTATAATAATTCCTTTTAATGAATAACCATTATTTACCTTATTAATTTCCACCTTAAACTTAGAAAACACTATGAATTCAACGTCATGCAAAAATAATAGTTCTTCCAACCAGTCATAAAGTAAAGAAACTAAATCCTCAGATTCAACATTAACATATTTTTTATCTTGAGGGGTTATGCGATTGGTGTCGGTCATTACTTCAAACATGGCTAAGCCTGCATTTTCAAATGATTCTTCCAGGGTAGATCCATAGGCCCAAAATCCAGTATCCGCGGTCACATCAAAAAATTCAAATTTTAAGTCTTTTTTTGAGGGATAAATGGAATTTTGTTTTTTTTTCTGCAAAATAAATTTCTCTCCTAAATTTTTATAATAATTTTTTTAAAAATTATTTATAAATCTATTTGAAATTACTTTTCATATGCTCTCTATCTCTTTTGTTAAATACTCTTTAAGCTAACTGTTATAGTGCGGAAGTGGTTTTAATGTTTAGTGTTTTCAAGTCTCCTTCAATTCCAAATTTAAGAAAAAAAAGTCCAATTATTGACTTAAGATATGTTGACGTTCAATCATGCATGGTGATACTCTTCATCGCAGGTGTGCTTCTTTTCAGCATTCTTTGCGTCGTAGGTGCACCAAACTCCAATTATCCTGCAGGAATATAACTTGCCTCCCTAACGCATCTCAACCTGCAGGAGGCCATTTTTTAGACCCCCAATCTATCTGGCGATTAGAGCGGAGCCATGCATTTATTGATTTCATCCCGGTTGAATCTTAAAATAACCAGCCGGGAATTCCCTCTCATTCCTTTTCCAGTAAATTTAGTATCAATTAATCTTAAAAATTCCAGTTTATCCAGAGTTCGATTAAAAGAAGAATAACTGGTGCCGTTTTTTCCTTGGAAAACTTTGTATAAATTTCCTGCGGTAAGATTTTCTTCATCAGAATTTATAATTACATCAAGAAGATCATTTTCCAGATCAGACAAAGATTTTATAGTATGGGATAAACTTACGGGCCCTGTACTTTTCAATGCTTCTTTTAGATGCTTTTTTTCGATAACACGAGATGCTTCTGATTCAGCTAAGTTCCCACATACTCTTAAAAGATCTATACCAAATCTTAAATCTCCTACTTCTAATGTAAGGTCAGTTATTTCTTCTAGAAGCTCATCTGAAATTACTTCTGGGAAAAAACCTATTTCGGTTCTCTCTTGGAGTATGCTTAACATTTCGGATCGGTTATAAGGGGGAAATACAATTTCCTGAGGAATGAAAATTGAATTTACATTTTTATCAAGAGCATATCTAAATTCAATATCAGATAAAATTGCAAAAACTCCTGTTCTTGCACCGGGAAATACTTCATGTGCCCTTAAAATATCATAAAAAATTTTATTTGCATTTTTGCTATGGAATAAATAGTTAACATCATCTAAAGCAACAACCAGTGCTTTTTTTTCATTAACCAAGTGTTGCATTATACTTTGGTATATGCGTGAAAATGGTACTCCGGTTTCGGGAGGATAATGCCCAAATATGCGTGAATAAATTTGGGAGAATATTCCAAAACGTGTTGTATGTAATTGACAGTTAATATAACAACAAACTACTTTTTCAGAGTTATTCTCAACCATTTCAAATATCTTTTTGATAGCAGTGGTTTTACCTGTAGCACACGACCCTAATATCACGGAATTAACCGGTCGGCCTTGTTTCAATGCAGGTCGTATACAAACTGCAAGAGTCTCCATTTGAGAGTCTCTATATTTATAATTCTCAGGAACATAGTCTGGATCAAAAGCATTTATATTCTTAAAAATAGTTTCATCATGTAATAAAATGTCTTCAATTCCTTTCATATTATGTTGCATTTTCCTATCCTCAATAATCACTGAATGATATAATGATTATAGTAGATATTCTTGTATAAAATAGTATTAGTTTTTCTTCAAAAAAAAAAATGAAAGAATTATGATTATAACTTAATGGAGAAAATTAAAAATAATTAAAAAAAAAGGGATTTAATTAATATTCACAACCCCTTTGAATTTCCAAGTGTATATATAAGGCGCTTTAAATCGCCATCCATAGTACTTTGAAAAAACTGGATAAATGGTTCCACTGGTATGGTACTGCCATTTCTGTTTTCCATGGTACCTATAATAAATCAGACCTGAAATTTTATAAGATCCTGAATGCCCATAACCCACCGTAATATAGGGCGTAACCACTGATTTTCCGGTGTTTAAATTGTAAGAGGTTGTTTTCACAGATATTGATTTTGCACATACTGGTGATGCAAAAAGAAGAATTAGTACTGTGAATACAACCAAAGTTATTTTTGCATATTTCATACTTCATCTCCTAAATTTTCTGTATTAAATACAAAATTATAAGTATTACTACATTATAAGTATTACTATATTTAAAATAAATATTACAATATTGGTTGGTGGATATGAAAATTAATTGGAAAATTTTAGTAATTTGCGTAAGTATTCCTGTAATGTTCTCTTTATTATGCCAAATAGGAGAATTGATAGAATTAATATTTCCTCAAGTGACAGTATTTGTTAATATAACGACTTTTGCCACTATTTTATTAGTTTTTTTGATTAGTGTTATCATATGTATATTTGTGCCGTTAACATGGTTAGAAGGTTTTTTAACCGGAACCTTCATAGGATTTTTGGCAGAAACATGTTCATTATTTTTTATCATTTTACTTAGTGTGATTATGCAAGCTTTTTTTACGCATAATTTCGCAACAATATTGACTTGGGATTTTATTTGCGATTATATAGTCCCTAATCTAATATTTGTGTCTTTTAATGGAGCAATAGGTGGTATTATTGGAGTTAAGCTCAATAAATCTATAAAAAATAAGAATTCGGATTAGGATTGATATTTTTATAATCCTCTGAGCTCCAATGTTATATATCCAATTCGGGGTATTGTTAATGGAGTGTCTCCTAGTTTAATTACTCTAGAAAGTATTTGGGAAGGATATGCTATGTTTGGGTCAATTTTAGGGTTATTGTCTCCTTTTATAATGAAAAACTTGTTTCCCGTGTTATCTGTACCAATTCCTATTACTCGATGTATCACTGGTCCGTCCTTAAACCAGGTGGCATTGTATATTACAATATCTCCTACTTTGATATCATCTGTGCTAAATTCAGAAAAGCCCATATAATTAGTTTTTTCTATTATTACAATATCTCCTCTATAAAAAACGGGTTCCATACTTTGAGAAGTAACTACATTCATGTGCTGAGATGCAAAAAGTCCTATTACGACTATGATGGTATAAATGGCAATTTCTTTAAATTCATTATTTGTATCAGTCATGTTTAACACCACATAATAATAATTATTAATACTATATTAATAATTATGTGTTTTGGTAATAAGTTTCCTTAACCTAATACAAAAAAATCAATTTAATTTTCCTTAATACACAAAAGATTAAAATTTACTCATTATAAATTCTCAATTTTAAGTATTTTTCAGGATATTCATGTATTAAATTATAAATCGTTACATTTTCGTTTTCAATGATCCATTCAACCAGTTCCTCAGCATATTTTAACTTTTTGACCTTAATTTCATCGCCGTGACCGGTTTCTTGATCCATATCTGGCCGGGAATATTTTGTAACAATATTTCCAAAATCCATGCCTGCCAGGATAATATTTTCAGCACCTAACTCCACTGCAAGAAAAACAGATCTATCTCCATCAGTAAACCCGCCAAAGTTATGGACACACTCCAAAGTAGTACCCTGAGTAGTTCCTAAAATGTTTTTCAGATTAGGGAGATATCTTTTGAGAGTATTAAGATTGTTTCCGTGAGCATGCACTACCAAATAAGAACCTCTTTCATTGGCATATTGTATGTCTTGCATATTACCATCTAAATCAGTTACAATGATGTTTGGGATAATATTTTCTTCTAAAAGGGCCGTAGTAGCCCCATCCGCGGATATTAAAATAAATTCATCTAAATCATGTTTTAGCGTTGATTTTAAATTTTTAATATGCTTTTTAAGGGATGGTCCAGCACCAAACACAATCATATCTTTTTTAGAAGGAAATTCAGATAATTCTAATAAGCCTTGTTTCATTAAAAAATTATTAAGGTATAATGCAGATTCATCATCATCTTTTTTACTAAAACCAAAATCCTGGATTATTATATCATACCATAGCAGCCATTCTTCTATTTCCATATAAATAAATGATTTATTATATAAAATAAATATTTGGAGAATCAGTTTGAATACTCAAAAATAACATATGAACATATGTACTACTTGGTTATTAATATATCCATACTTGGTGATAACTAAAGATTATAAGGCATCTTGTGAGATATAAATTAAGGATATATAAATCCAAAAAATCAAGCTCATATTATTGTTGTAAATTGGAGGTTTTTTAGAAATGGATGAAACACTGCTCATGATTCCAGGACCCACCAGGGTAGCTCCCAGAGTCCTGAAAGCCATGTCTGAGAACGTTGTAAATCACCGAAGCGCAATTTTCGGTAAAATTTTGAATGAGACTACCCAGATGATGTCTGACGTTTTCCGCACTAATAATAAGTCTTACCTTATCACAGGATCTGGTACTGCTGCCATGGAAGCTGCTATGGCAAATATTCTCAACCCCGGAGATAAAGTATTGCATGTAGTGGGTGGAAAATTTGGTCAAAGATTCAGTCAAATTGTGGAAGCATTTGGAGGACAAACTAAAATCATCGATGTTGAATGGGGACAAGCTGTAAATCCTGATGAGATTGGTTTTGCTTTAGAAGAAGATGAAGATATTAAAGCAGTAACTGTGGTTCATAACGAAACTTCTACCGGAGTAGCTAATCCTATAAAAGAAATAGGAAAAATAATGAGTGATTATGATGCATTATATGTAGTTGACACTGTTTCTTCATTAGGTGGAGATGAAGTGGATGTCGATGGATATGGGATTGATATATGTGTCACTGGATCCCAAAAATGTCTGGCTGCACCACCGGGTATGGCGGCCATAACTTTAAGTAACGATGCTTGGAAAGTAGTGGATAAAGTAGATGCTCAGAGCTACTATTTAAACATGAAAAAATACAGGAAGAGTGGCAATGCAGAACCACCAGAAACT of Methanobacterium alcaliphilum contains these proteins:
- a CDS encoding 6-hydroxymethylpterin diphosphokinase MptE-like protein, with the translated sequence MEIEEWLLWYDIIIQDFGFSKKDDDESALYLNNFLMKQGLLELSEFPSKKDMIVFGAGPSLKKHIKNLKSTLKHDLDEFILISADGATTALLEENIIPNIIVTDLDGNMQDIQYANERGSYLVVHAHGNNLNTLKRYLPNLKNILGTTQGTTLECVHNFGGFTDGDRSVFLAVELGAENIILAGMDFGNIVTKYSRPDMDQETGHGDEIKVKKLKYAEELVEWIIENENVTIYNLIHEYPEKYLKLRIYNE
- a CDS encoding CPBP family glutamic-type intramembrane protease; translated protein: LDACEIRRSGFLTLIIITAAFSLWHIGYMDVFLIHPIHPNLNIMLISKIGIGMVLGLITGLIRLKTGKVYGSFLFHAFWNTFAP
- a CDS encoding RtcB family protein encodes the protein MSMEEVLTKVRDCVWEVPTSYKKGMRVPGRIFLGDAAIKDLESGAVDQVANVACLPGIQKFSIGLPDIHFGYGFSIGGVGAFSARTGIISPGGVGFDINCGVRMLRTNLTEEDVRPKMKELIGTLFKNVPSGVGSKGKLRLQEGQINDVLNNGAEWAVENGYGWDNDLEYLEENGKMEDANSDKVSEKAKKRGIPQLGSLGSGNHFLEVQKVEEIFDDNVAKTFGIKPGEITVLIHSGSRGCGHQVCSDYLRTMDKAYKRHKVNIPDRQLACAPVDSDEARDYFQAMSAAANYAWANRQMILHWVRESFEQIFHKSAEDMEMNIVYDVAHNIAKKEVHEIKGRDTEVYVHRKGATRAFGPGRKEIPAAYRKVGQPVIIPGTMGTASYLLHGTQAAMEETFGSTAHGAGRKMSRAGAKREFKGEEVQKYLASKGIIIKATSMPIVAEEAPGAYKDVDDVVKTAHDAGISRLVAKMVPLGVAKG
- a CDS encoding pyridoxal-phosphate-dependent aminotransferase family protein, with the translated sequence MDETLLMIPGPTRVAPRVLKAMSENVVNHRSAIFGKILNETTQMMSDVFRTNNKSYLITGSGTAAMEAAMANILNPGDKVLHVVGGKFGQRFSQIVEAFGGQTKIIDVEWGQAVNPDEIGFALEEDEDIKAVTVVHNETSTGVANPIKEIGKIMSDYDALYVVDTVSSLGGDEVDVDGYGIDICVTGSQKCLAAPPGMAAITLSNDAWKVVDKVDAQSYYLNMKKYRKSGNAEPPETPYTPSVSLMYAMHEALTVIMEEGLNNRIKRHHLAAKATRNAIKALNLELFPKEEVSSATVTAIKMPEGVSDGELRGTMRNKYRVELAGGQDHLKGNIFRVGHMGNITHRELITTVAALEMTLKELGFDIAIGEGVAAVADTYLPDDI
- a CDS encoding archease; amino-acid sequence: MQKKKQNSIYPSKKDLKFEFFDVTADTGFWAYGSTLEESFENAGLAMFEVMTDTNRITPQDKKYVNVESEDLVSLLYDWLEELLFLHDVEFIVFSKFKVEINKVNNGYSLKGIIIGEKIDKNRHEQRSEVKAVTFHLMEVKEENGYMVRAILDL
- a CDS encoding signal peptidase I, which translates into the protein MTDTNNEFKEIAIYTIIVVIGLFASQHMNVVTSQSMEPVFYRGDIVIIEKTNYMGFSEFSTDDIKVGDIVIYNATWFKDGPVIHRVIGIGTDNTGNKFFIIKGDNNPKIDPNIAYPSQILSRVIKLGDTPLTIPRIGYITLELRGL
- the mtnP gene encoding S-methyl-5'-thioadenosine phosphorylase — translated: MIGIIGGTGVYEITEHGNDVEKKVIKTPYGNSPEISLFKLQDKDVAFIPRHATGHDYPPHMINYQANVWALKKIGVKQVIATNAVGSLKESIGPGDFVIPHDFIDFTKIRPSTFYDNRTVHIDVTSPYCENLRNHLISAGEVVDQGIYVCTEGPRFETAAEIKMFQILGGTLVGMTGIPEATLAREVEMCYASVCMVSNYAASISPDKLTIAEVFDIMEKRKHELVQLIEETITNMPYDGDCPCQNALDGAEVI
- a CDS encoding ORC1-type DNA replication protein is translated as MQHNMKGIEDILLHDETIFKNINAFDPDYVPENYKYRDSQMETLAVCIRPALKQGRPVNSVILGSCATGKTTAIKKIFEMVENNSEKVVCCYINCQLHTTRFGIFSQIYSRIFGHYPPETGVPFSRIYQSIMQHLVNEKKALVVALDDVNYLFHSKNANKIFYDILRAHEVFPGARTGVFAILSDIEFRYALDKNVNSIFIPQEIVFPPYNRSEMLSILQERTEIGFFPEVISDELLEEITDLTLEVGDLRFGIDLLRVCGNLAESEASRVIEKKHLKEALKSTGPVSLSHTIKSLSDLENDLLDVIINSDEENLTAGNLYKVFQGKNGTSYSSFNRTLDKLEFLRLIDTKFTGKGMRGNSRLVILRFNRDEINKCMAPL